The following coding sequences are from one Saccopteryx bilineata isolate mSacBil1 chromosome 3, mSacBil1_pri_phased_curated, whole genome shotgun sequence window:
- the KCNN4 gene encoding intermediate conductance calcium-activated potassium channel protein 4, translating into MGGEPVPGLGALRRRKRLLEQEKLLACWALTLAGLGIGLMVLHAEMLWFGGCPWALYLFLVKCLISISTFLLLCLILAFHAKEVQLFMTDNGLRDWRVALTRRQAAQVVLELAVCVLHPAPVRGPPCAQGFGSPATATQSWPGFLSQGEALLSLAMLLRLYLVPRAVLLRSGVLLNASYRSIGALNQVRFRHWFVAKLYMNTHPGRLLLCLTLGLWLTTAWVLSVAERQAVNATGHLSDTLWLIPITFLTIGYGDVVPGTTWGKIVCLCTGVMGVCCTALLVAVVARKLEFNKAEKHVHNFMMDIQYAKEMRESAARVLQEAWMFYKHTRRKDKGAARRYQRRLLAAISTFRQVRLKHRKLREQVNSMVDISKMHMILCDLQLGLSSSHQALEKRIDALAGKLDTLTELLSTALGTRQLPEPSQEAT; encoded by the exons ATGGGTGGGGAGCCAGTTCCTGGCCTGGGGGCCCTGCGGCGGCGAAAGCGCCTGCTGGAGCAGGAGAAGTTGCTGGCTTGCTGGGCACTGACACTGGCGGGACTTGGCATCGGGCTCATGGTACTACATGCGGAGATGCTGTGGTTCGGAGGGTGCCCG TGGGCGCTCTACCTGTTCCTGGTTAAATGCCTCATCAGCATCTCCACCTTCTTGCTCCTTTGTCTCATCCTGGCCTTTCATGCCAAAGAGGTCCAG CTGTTCATGACTGACAACGGCCTCCGAGACTGGCGCGTGGCGCTGACCAGGCGGCAGGCTGCGCAGGTCGTGCTGGAGCTGGCGGTGTGCGTGCTGCACCCGGCGCCGGTGCGGGGCCCGCCATGCGCGCAGGGCTTCGGGTCCCCGGCGACCGCGACGCAGTCCTGGCCCGGCTTCCTGAGCCAGGGGGAGGCGCTGCTGTCGCTGGCCATGCTGCTGCGCCTCTACCTGGTGCCCCGCGCCGTGCTCCTGCGCAGCGGCGTCCTGCTCAACGCATCCTACCGCAGCATCGGCGCCCTCAACCAGGTCCGCTTCCGCCACTGGTTCGTGGCCAAGCTGTACATGAACACGCACCCCGGCCGCCTGCTGCTCTGCCTCACGCTTGGCCTCTGGCTCACCACCGCCTGGGTGCTGTCGGTGGCGGAGAG GCAGGCTGTTAATGCCACTGGCCACCTTTCAGACACTCTGTGGCTGATCCCCATCACGTTCCTGACCATCGGCTATGGGGACGTGGTGCCCGGCACCACGTGGGGCAAGATTGTCTGCCTTTGCACTGGAGTCATG GGGGTCTGCTGCACAGCCCTGCTGGTGGCTGTGGTTGCTCGAAAGCTGGAGTTTAATAAGGCAGAGAAGCATGTGCACAACTTCATGATGGACATTCAGTATGCCAAAGAG atgaGGGAGTCAGCTGCCCGAGTGCTACAGGAGGCCTGGATGTTCTACAAACACACACGCAGGAAGGACAAGGGAGCTGCCCGCAGATACCAGCGCAGGCTGCTGGCCGCCATCAGCAC GTTCCGCCAGGTGAGGTTGAAACACCGAAAGCTCCGGGAACAAGTGAACTCCATGGTGGATATCTCCAAG ATGCACATGATCCTGTGTGACTTGCAGCTGGGTCTGAGCAGCTCACACCAGGCCCTGGAAAAGCGGATTGACGCACTGGCAGGGAAGCTGGACACCCTGACCGAGCTGCTTAGCACCGCCCTGGGAACAAGGCAGCTTCCAGAACCCAGCCAGGAGGCCACATAG